The proteins below come from a single Frankiales bacterium genomic window:
- a CDS encoding aminotransferase class V-fold PLP-dependent enzyme, translating into MTTISFGSDNHAGAHPEVLAAVVAANEGSAPAYGDDDLTQEAVALVRDHFGADADVSFVFNGTGANVVGLQTMLRSFENVICAESAHINVDECAAPERFIGSKLVDVPAPGGKLTPELVDAARWGVGDPHHVQAKVVSITQSTELGTVYSLEEIRALADYAHERGMYLHLDGARIANAAVALGVGLGDLGRGAGVDVLSFGATKNGALGAEAVVVLRPELVDAMPFVRKQAMQLASKMRFVSAQFVALLRDDLWRRNAEHANAMARRLADGVAGVAGVEVTDAVQANAVFAVLPPAAIAELQERFLFYVWNEARHQVRWMTSWSTTPDEVDAFVAAIRETAPRHA; encoded by the coding sequence GTGACCACCATCAGCTTCGGCAGCGACAACCACGCCGGCGCGCACCCCGAGGTCCTCGCGGCCGTCGTCGCCGCCAACGAGGGCAGCGCCCCGGCGTACGGCGACGACGACCTCACCCAGGAGGCCGTCGCGCTGGTGCGGGACCACTTCGGCGCGGACGCCGACGTCTCCTTCGTCTTCAACGGCACGGGCGCCAACGTCGTCGGCCTCCAGACGATGCTGCGCTCGTTCGAGAACGTGATCTGCGCGGAGTCCGCGCACATCAACGTCGACGAGTGCGCGGCGCCGGAGCGCTTCATCGGCTCGAAGCTCGTGGACGTCCCCGCACCCGGCGGCAAGCTCACGCCGGAGCTGGTGGACGCCGCGCGCTGGGGAGTGGGCGACCCGCACCACGTGCAGGCGAAGGTCGTCTCCATCACCCAGAGCACTGAGCTCGGCACGGTCTACTCGCTGGAGGAGATCCGTGCGCTGGCCGACTACGCGCACGAGCGCGGGATGTACTTGCACCTCGACGGCGCCCGGATCGCCAACGCGGCGGTCGCACTGGGCGTCGGTCTCGGCGACCTCGGCCGCGGCGCCGGCGTCGACGTCCTCTCGTTCGGTGCGACGAAGAACGGTGCGCTCGGGGCCGAGGCCGTCGTGGTCCTGCGCCCGGAGCTGGTCGACGCGATGCCCTTCGTGCGCAAGCAGGCCATGCAGCTGGCCTCGAAGATGCGGTTCGTCTCCGCGCAGTTCGTGGCGCTGCTGCGCGACGACCTGTGGCGGCGCAACGCCGAGCACGCCAACGCGATGGCACGCCGGCTCGCCGACGGCGTCGCGGGGGTGGCCGGCGTCGAGGTGACCGACGCCGTGCAGGCCAACGCCGTGTTCGCGGTGCTCCCGCCCGCGGCCATCGCCGAGCTGCAGGAGCGGTTCCTGTTCTACGTGTGGAACGAGGCGCGCCACCAGGTGCGGTGGATGACCTCGTGGTCGACCACGCCGGACGAGGTCGACGCGTTCGTCGCCGCCATCCGCGAGACCGCTCCCCGCCACGCCTGA
- a CDS encoding MBL fold metallo-hydrolase translates to MSQPKPATSFIVEQQDAVRAAFPFADTQDFEDATRGFLARLEPCVVRKPDGTVVWDNDSYAFLEGDAPDTVNPSLWRQSQLASIQGLFEVTDGIYQVRGLDLSNMTLVEGDTGVIVIDPLISTETAAAALALYREHRGDRSVTGVIYTHSHVDHFGGVRGVVSQEDVDSGHVPVIAPAGFVEHAVAENVYAGPAMARRAGYMYGAALARGPQGQVGAGLGQTTSTGTVTLIRPTVEITATGEEHTVDGVRMVFQMTPNSEAPAEMHFHFPDRRALCLAENATHNLHNLLTLRGALVRDPRAWASYLTEAIDLFAADTDVAFASHHWPTWGTARVVEFLEVQRDLYAYLHDQTLRMLNTGMVGAEIAEAMQLPPALERAWSTHGYYGSVSHNVKAVYQRYLGWFDGNPSHLWQHPPVESATRYVEFMGGADAVVAKARESFDQGDYRWVAEVLGHVVFAQPGHAAARELLADTYEQLGYGAENGTWRNFYLSGATELRSGRFGTPARTDSPDMVAALTPQMLFDALAIRVDGPRAWGERLTLDVRLTDAAETYRLRLANGVLTYSSAPRADAADVTLSGPRAGLAALAAPGDRAAALASAGFEVSGDVSVLARLASLLTEPDPDFAIVTPDGD, encoded by the coding sequence GTGTCGCAGCCCAAGCCAGCCACCTCGTTCATCGTCGAGCAGCAGGACGCCGTCCGCGCGGCCTTCCCGTTCGCGGACACCCAGGACTTCGAGGACGCCACCCGCGGCTTCCTTGCCCGGCTCGAGCCGTGCGTCGTGCGGAAGCCCGACGGGACGGTCGTCTGGGACAACGACAGCTACGCGTTCCTCGAGGGCGACGCGCCGGACACGGTCAACCCGAGCCTGTGGCGCCAGTCGCAGCTCGCGTCGATCCAGGGCCTCTTCGAGGTCACCGACGGCATCTACCAGGTGCGCGGCCTCGACCTGTCGAACATGACGCTGGTCGAGGGCGACACCGGCGTCATCGTCATCGACCCGCTCATCTCCACCGAGACGGCCGCGGCGGCGCTCGCCCTGTACCGGGAGCACCGCGGCGATCGTTCGGTGACCGGCGTCATCTACACCCACTCGCACGTCGACCACTTCGGCGGCGTGCGCGGCGTGGTGTCGCAGGAGGACGTCGACTCCGGTCACGTCCCGGTGATCGCCCCCGCGGGATTCGTCGAGCACGCGGTGGCCGAGAACGTCTACGCCGGACCGGCCATGGCCCGGCGCGCCGGCTACATGTACGGCGCGGCGCTGGCCCGTGGTCCCCAGGGGCAGGTGGGTGCCGGGCTCGGGCAGACGACGTCCACCGGCACCGTGACCCTCATCCGGCCGACCGTCGAGATCACCGCCACGGGCGAGGAGCACACGGTCGACGGCGTGCGGATGGTCTTCCAGATGACGCCGAACTCCGAGGCCCCGGCGGAGATGCACTTCCACTTCCCGGACCGCCGCGCGCTGTGCCTGGCGGAGAACGCGACCCACAACCTGCACAACCTGCTCACGCTGCGCGGCGCGCTGGTGCGCGACCCGCGGGCCTGGGCCTCCTACCTCACCGAGGCGATCGACCTGTTCGCCGCGGACACCGACGTGGCGTTCGCATCCCACCACTGGCCCACCTGGGGCACCGCGCGCGTCGTCGAGTTCCTCGAGGTGCAGCGCGACCTCTACGCCTACCTCCACGACCAGACCCTGCGCATGCTCAACACCGGCATGGTGGGTGCCGAGATCGCCGAGGCCATGCAGCTGCCGCCCGCGCTCGAGCGGGCCTGGAGCACCCACGGCTACTACGGCTCGGTCAGCCACAACGTGAAGGCCGTCTACCAGCGCTACCTCGGCTGGTTCGACGGCAACCCCTCCCACCTCTGGCAGCACCCGCCCGTCGAGTCGGCCACCCGTTACGTCGAGTTCATGGGCGGGGCCGACGCTGTGGTGGCCAAGGCACGCGAGTCCTTCGACCAGGGCGACTACCGCTGGGTCGCCGAGGTGCTCGGGCACGTGGTGTTCGCACAGCCCGGTCACGCGGCGGCGCGCGAGCTGCTGGCCGACACCTACGAGCAGCTCGGCTACGGCGCGGAGAACGGCACGTGGCGCAACTTCTACCTCTCCGGCGCGACGGAGCTGCGCAGCGGCCGCTTCGGCACCCCCGCCCGCACGGACTCGCCGGACATGGTGGCCGCGCTCACCCCGCAGATGCTCTTCGACGCCCTCGCCATCCGCGTCGACGGTCCCCGGGCCTGGGGAGAGCGGCTCACCCTCGACGTGCGGCTCACCGACGCCGCGGAGACCTACCGCCTGCGGCTGGCCAACGGCGTCCTCACCTACAGCAGCGCCCCGAGGGCGGACGCCGCCGACGTCACGCTGTCCGGCCCGCGCGCTGGCCTGGCAGCGCTCGCGGCCCCCGGCGACCGGGCCGCGGCCCTGGCCTCGGCGGGCTTCGAGGTCAGCGGCGACGTGTCCGTGCTGGCACGTCTCGCGTCGCTGCTCACCGAGCCGGACCCGGACTTCGCGATCGTGACCCCGGACGGCGACTGA
- a CDS encoding PadR family transcriptional regulator: MTAHAGPCGPSLGGYAAPVPPLARLLAAFAGPATRGTADPHESVRGFAGPDLDDAVRRLRAHMTGRRGHPGPRGPWGRGAPWAPWAPGGAGGWPFGPEAGPRRPRAGRGDVRTAILALLWEEPRHGYQIIQDITERSGGAWRPSPGSVYPALSALQDEGFVDDEKVEGRRVFSLTEAGRAHVAERADDLAHVFDANSAGTEDEDVTDLRTLLFSVGAAAVQVVTTGSPDQVAAARRVLSAARRDLYLLLAEDDTEDGTEDEA; the protein is encoded by the coding sequence ATGACCGCACACGCCGGCCCCTGCGGGCCGTCCCTCGGCGGCTACGCCGCCCCCGTCCCGCCGCTGGCCCGCCTGCTCGCGGCCTTCGCCGGCCCGGCCACCCGCGGCACCGCGGATCCGCACGAGTCCGTGCGGGGCTTCGCCGGACCCGACCTCGACGACGCCGTCCGCCGGCTGCGCGCGCACATGACCGGACGCCGCGGCCACCCCGGCCCTCGCGGGCCGTGGGGCCGGGGCGCGCCCTGGGCGCCGTGGGCGCCGGGCGGTGCCGGCGGATGGCCGTTCGGCCCCGAGGCCGGCCCGCGCCGCCCCCGGGCGGGGCGCGGCGACGTGCGCACGGCGATCCTCGCCCTGCTGTGGGAGGAGCCGCGGCACGGCTACCAGATCATCCAGGACATCACCGAGCGCAGCGGGGGAGCGTGGCGGCCGAGCCCCGGTTCGGTCTACCCCGCGCTCTCCGCGCTGCAGGACGAGGGGTTCGTCGACGACGAGAAGGTCGAGGGACGCCGGGTCTTCTCGCTCACCGAGGCCGGCCGCGCGCACGTGGCCGAGCGGGCCGACGACCTCGCCCACGTCTTCGACGCGAACTCGGCCGGGACCGAGGACGAGGACGTCACGGACCTGCGCACCCTGCTGTTCTCCGTGGGCGCCGCAGCCGTGCAGGTGGTGACGACCGGCAGCCCTGACCAGGTGGCCGCCGCACGCCGCGTGCTCTCGGCCGCGCGGCGCGACCTGTACCTGCTCCTCGCCGAGGACGACACCGAGGACGGGACGGAGGACGAGGCATGA
- a CDS encoding DUF1707 domain-containing protein, with protein sequence MSTPYGAPRMRASDQDRHEAVLALSEHFAQGRLDQAEFDVRMQAASEAVFLHDLDPLFVDLPRRAATPAPARARRDRAASRRAWRHGPPFPVLPVLVTLVVLLAVAVGPHALFLLLPAFWLAGAVARRRAWRHLAATQAHGSRPAGASWR encoded by the coding sequence ATGAGCACGCCCTACGGCGCCCCGCGGATGCGGGCCAGCGACCAGGACCGGCACGAGGCTGTGCTCGCGCTCTCGGAGCACTTCGCGCAGGGCCGCCTCGACCAGGCGGAGTTCGACGTGCGCATGCAGGCGGCCAGCGAGGCGGTCTTCCTGCACGACCTCGACCCGCTGTTCGTCGACCTGCCCCGCCGCGCCGCGACCCCGGCGCCGGCGCGGGCCCGCCGGGACCGGGCGGCGTCGCGTCGCGCGTGGCGGCACGGCCCGCCGTTCCCGGTGCTGCCCGTGCTCGTGACGCTCGTGGTGCTGCTCGCGGTCGCGGTCGGCCCGCACGCGCTCTTCCTGCTGCTGCCCGCCTTCTGGCTGGCCGGCGCCGTCGCCCGCCGGCGCGCGTGGCGCCACCTCGCGGCGACGCAGGCGCACGGAAGCCGACCGGCCGGCGCGTCCTGGCGCTGA
- a CDS encoding family 16 glycosylhydrolase gives MPRGDLPGWHQVFADDFTTDAPLGSFLSVYGAGWSAYPSPWRDTSGNGVYDPARTLSVRGGALDIHLHTENGTHYVAAPTPRLPAMTYGRYSVRFRADAVPGYKTAWLLWPDDDRWPLHGEVDFPEGDLDARISAFAHFADANGGQDAFPTTATYSDWHVATVEWTPGRLVFVLDGAVIGVSTTEVPSTPMHWVLQTETRLSGGPPSGTAAGHVQVDWVTAYTWAP, from the coding sequence ATGCCGCGCGGCGACCTGCCCGGCTGGCACCAGGTGTTCGCGGACGACTTCACCACCGACGCGCCGCTGGGCTCGTTCCTGTCCGTCTACGGCGCCGGCTGGTCGGCGTACCCCTCGCCGTGGCGCGACACGAGCGGCAACGGCGTCTACGACCCCGCGCGCACGCTGTCCGTGCGCGGCGGCGCCCTCGACATCCACCTGCACACGGAGAACGGCACGCACTACGTCGCGGCACCCACCCCGCGGCTGCCCGCGATGACCTACGGCCGCTACTCCGTGCGGTTCCGGGCCGACGCCGTCCCCGGTTACAAGACCGCATGGCTGCTGTGGCCCGACGACGACCGCTGGCCGCTGCACGGCGAGGTCGACTTCCCCGAGGGCGACCTCGACGCGCGGATCTCGGCCTTCGCCCACTTCGCCGACGCGAACGGAGGCCAGGACGCCTTCCCCACCACGGCGACGTACTCGGACTGGCACGTGGCGACCGTGGAGTGGACGCCGGGCCGGCTGGTGTTCGTCCTCGACGGCGCGGTGATCGGCGTCAGCACCACCGAGGTCCCGTCGACGCCGATGCACTGGGTGCTGCAGACCGAGACACGGCTCTCGGGCGGGCCGCCGTCCGGCACCGCTGCCGGCCACGTGCAGGTGGACTGGGTGACCGCCTACACCTGGGCGCCCTGA
- a CDS encoding aldo/keto reductase has protein sequence MEQRTLGQGLVVGAQGLGCMGMSDFYADRDEAAAIATIHRAIELGVTLLDTADMYGPFTNEQLVGRAVADRRERVVIATKFGNQRNPDGSFVGINGRPEYVRAACDASLQRLGVDVIDLYYQHRVDRTVPVEETWGAMSELVHAGKVRHLGISEASPATIRRAHEVHPVTALQTEWSLWTRDPEGNGVLDTVRELGIGFVPYSPLGRGMLSGRIRSLDDLAPDDWRRHNPRFQGENFARNLAIVDRVHELAAEKGVTAGQLALAWVQAQGDDVVPIPGTKRVAYLEENVAALDLELDADDLARIDEVAPPGAASGDRYPDMSTVNA, from the coding sequence ATGGAGCAGCGCACGCTGGGTCAGGGGCTCGTGGTGGGGGCGCAGGGCCTCGGCTGCATGGGCATGAGCGACTTCTACGCCGACCGCGACGAGGCGGCCGCGATCGCCACGATCCACCGGGCGATCGAGCTGGGGGTCACGCTGCTCGACACCGCCGACATGTACGGGCCCTTCACCAACGAGCAGCTCGTCGGCCGCGCCGTCGCCGACCGGCGCGAGCGCGTGGTGATCGCCACGAAGTTCGGCAACCAGCGCAACCCCGACGGCTCGTTCGTCGGCATCAACGGCCGCCCGGAGTACGTGCGGGCCGCGTGCGACGCCTCGCTCCAGCGGCTCGGCGTCGACGTCATCGACCTCTACTACCAGCACCGCGTGGACCGCACGGTGCCCGTGGAGGAGACGTGGGGCGCCATGTCCGAGCTGGTGCACGCCGGCAAGGTGCGCCACCTCGGGATCTCCGAGGCGTCGCCGGCCACGATCCGGCGCGCGCACGAGGTGCACCCGGTGACGGCGCTGCAGACCGAGTGGTCGCTGTGGACCCGCGACCCGGAGGGCAACGGCGTGCTCGACACCGTGCGCGAGCTCGGCATCGGGTTCGTGCCCTACTCGCCGCTGGGCCGCGGCATGCTCTCCGGTCGCATCCGCTCGCTCGACGACCTCGCGCCCGACGACTGGCGTCGGCACAACCCGCGGTTCCAGGGCGAGAACTTCGCGCGCAACCTCGCGATCGTCGACCGCGTGCACGAGCTCGCGGCCGAGAAGGGGGTCACTGCGGGGCAGCTGGCCCTGGCGTGGGTGCAGGCGCAGGGCGACGACGTCGTCCCCATCCCCGGCACGAAGCGGGTGGCCTACCTCGAGGAGAACGTCGCCGCCCTCGACCTCGAGCTCGACGCCGACGACCTCGCGCGCATCGACGAGGTCGCGCCGCCCGGCGCCGCGAGCGGCGACCGCTACCCCGACATGTCCACCGTCAACGCCTGA
- a CDS encoding alpha/beta hydrolase fold domain-containing protein codes for MPVGDVRDLEVDGGAGPLLARLYTPPGPSLAPSARPRPLVVFFHGGGWVVGDLDTHDQPCRLLCRHADVHVLSVDYRLAPEHVYPAAVEDAVAAFAWAREHAAGLGADPDRVAVAGDSAGGTLSAVVAQVARDEGMPGPVAQLLVYPGADASVDRPSKQLFSGLYLTRERMDWYWDTYSAGGSRTDPRLSPLCAERLDGLPPAVVATAALDPLRDEGEAYAEALEAAGVPVVRRRGRGLVHGYLSMTGINRASLEESIAVIGAFGALLDTVG; via the coding sequence GTGCCGGTGGGCGACGTGCGCGACCTCGAGGTCGACGGCGGCGCGGGCCCGTTGCTGGCCCGGCTCTACACGCCGCCGGGACCGTCGCTCGCGCCGTCCGCCCGTCCTCGCCCGCTCGTCGTGTTCTTCCACGGCGGCGGCTGGGTGGTGGGTGACCTCGACACGCACGACCAGCCGTGCCGCCTGCTGTGCCGTCACGCCGACGTGCACGTGCTCTCGGTCGACTACCGGCTCGCGCCCGAGCACGTCTACCCCGCCGCCGTCGAGGACGCGGTGGCGGCGTTCGCCTGGGCGCGCGAGCACGCCGCCGGGCTGGGCGCCGACCCGGACCGCGTGGCGGTGGCGGGCGACAGCGCCGGGGGCACGCTCTCGGCCGTCGTCGCGCAGGTGGCCCGCGACGAGGGCATGCCCGGACCGGTCGCGCAGCTGCTCGTCTACCCCGGTGCGGACGCGAGCGTGGACCGGCCGTCGAAGCAGCTGTTCTCCGGCCTCTACCTCACCCGCGAGCGCATGGACTGGTACTGGGACACCTACTCCGCCGGCGGGTCGCGGACCGACCCGCGCCTGTCCCCGCTCTGCGCCGAGCGGCTCGACGGCCTGCCGCCCGCCGTGGTCGCCACCGCCGCCCTCGACCCGCTGCGCGACGAGGGCGAGGCGTACGCCGAGGCCCTCGAGGCGGCCGGCGTGCCCGTCGTGCGCCGCCGCGGCCGCGGGCTGGTGCACGGCTACCTGTCGATGACGGGCATCAACCGGGCGTCGCTCGAGGAGTCGATCGCCGTCATCGGCGCGTTCGGCGCGCTGCTGGACACCGTGGGCTGA
- a CDS encoding oligoribonuclease, producing the protein MGDRIVWVDCEMTGLDLGSDALVEIACVVTDGELTELDEGISIVIRPPDAAFAAMPEVVREMHTASGLIDEIPHGTTLADAEAQVLEYVRRHVPEPRRAQLGGSSVYVDRGFIARDMPALDAYLHYRLIDVSSVKELVRRWYPRVYFASPPKTGNHRALADTRESIAELRYYRVAVMVPAPGPTTDAARTIAAEHVVEHRPLDPPGPSGG; encoded by the coding sequence GTGGGCGACCGCATCGTCTGGGTCGACTGCGAGATGACCGGCCTCGACCTGGGCTCGGACGCGCTGGTGGAGATCGCGTGCGTCGTCACCGACGGCGAGCTCACCGAGCTCGACGAGGGGATCAGCATCGTCATCCGGCCGCCGGACGCCGCCTTCGCGGCGATGCCCGAGGTGGTGCGCGAGATGCACACCGCGTCCGGGCTCATCGACGAGATCCCCCACGGCACGACCCTGGCGGACGCCGAGGCCCAGGTGCTCGAGTACGTACGGCGCCACGTGCCCGAGCCGCGCCGGGCGCAGCTGGGCGGCTCGAGCGTCTACGTCGACCGCGGCTTCATCGCCCGCGACATGCCGGCGCTGGACGCCTACCTGCACTACCGGCTCATCGACGTCTCGAGCGTCAAGGAGCTCGTGCGCCGCTGGTACCCGCGCGTCTACTTCGCCTCGCCGCCCAAGACCGGCAACCACCGGGCGCTGGCCGACACCCGCGAGAGCATCGCGGAGCTGCGCTACTACCGCGTCGCCGTCATGGTCCCGGCTCCCGGCCCCACCACCGACGCCGCGCGCACCATCGCCGCCGAGCACGTCGTCGAGCACCGCCCGCTCGACCCGCCCGGCCCCTCGGGCGGCTGA